The DNA region CCAGTACACCCTGTTCACCCTGCCCCGTGCCCGCTACGCTGAGCGTTCGGCCACCTCCGAAACCCAGCCCTTTTCCGCCATCCAGGCCACCGCACCCACCGCTCCCTGAACGGGGTGAGCGGTGGGTTTGTTATTGGACGCAGAACCGCGGGGTTCCTTTGACACGGATTTTCCCCGGAGCTATAATTTTTCCCTAGGGAAACTTTTGCGGTTCAAACCAACCTTTTTTCCTTGTCACAATTTCAATCGGTCGCCCATAAATTGCTTCGTGATCGGTTTCGTTTGCACAGAAAGAAGAATCCAGTAGGTTCATCCCATTCGCGACACAAGGGGGAAAATTGCGTGAACAAACAAACCACAAACGCGGATGACGGATGGAAAAACACTGCTACGCGTCCTACACTTCCCGAAGTATACCGCTCGTTGAACATCCCCAAAAATGGGTCTTGGTTCCGAAAAGTTCTCGCCTTTCTCGGCCCCGGATATTTGGTGGCCGTTGGCTATATGGACCCTGGAAACTGGGCCACCGATCTTGCGGGCGGTTCCATGTTCGGGTATACGCTGTTGTCGGTGATTTTCATCTCGAACCTCATGGCCATTTTGCTGCAGGCACTGGCCGTAAAATTCGGGATTGTTACGGGTCAAGATCTCGCACAAGCCTGCCGAGAACGGTACAGCAAGCCGGTTGCGTTCGGGCTTTGGATCCTCGCAGAACTCATGATTGTTGCAACGGACCTGGCGGAAGTGCTCGGGGCCGCCATCGCGCTCAACCTGTTATTCGGAATTCCTCTCTTCGTCGGCGTCCTGATCACGGTCCTCGACGTTCTGCTGATTCTTCTTCTTCAAAACAAAGGTGTTCGGCTGATCGAATCCATTGTGATCGGTTTGATTTCCGTAATTGGCATCTGTTTTGCCGTTGAGCTGTTTTTATCAAAACCCGATATGAACGAGGTGCTGGGCGGATTTCTTCCGACGTCGGAGCTTCTGACCAACCCGGAGATGCTGTATATTGCCATGGGGATTCTCGGCGCCACGGTCATGCCGCACAACCTGTATTTGCATACGTCGATCGTCCAAACCCGAAACTTTGAGCCGACGAAGCAAGGCATGCGGGAAGCCATACGGTTTGCCACACTCGATTCCACCATTGCCCTGCTGTTCGCCTTCTTTATCAATGGCGCCATCCTGATTTTGGCTGCCTCGACGTTCCATCAGGCGGGCCATACAGACGTTGCAGACCTTGCCGACGCCTATCACCTCTTGAC from Calditerricola satsumensis includes:
- a CDS encoding Nramp family divalent metal transporter, producing the protein MNKQTTNADDGWKNTATRPTLPEVYRSLNIPKNGSWFRKVLAFLGPGYLVAVGYMDPGNWATDLAGGSMFGYTLLSVIFISNLMAILLQALAVKFGIVTGQDLAQACRERYSKPVAFGLWILAELMIVATDLAEVLGAAIALNLLFGIPLFVGVLITVLDVLLILLLQNKGVRLIESIVIGLISVIGICFAVELFLSKPDMNEVLGGFLPTSELLTNPEMLYIAMGILGATVMPHNLYLHTSIVQTRNFEPTKQGMREAIRFATLDSTIALLFAFFINGAILILAASTFHQAGHTDVADLADAYHLLTPLLGTTLASILFGVALLASGQNSTLTGTLSGQIIMEGFLNIRLKPWLRRLITRAVAVVPAIIVTAVSGEKGTTELLVLSQVILSLQLPFAVVPLVKFTSDKKIMGSFANPLWLKILAWLVTAIIVGLNLYLLFSTFVQR